Proteins encoded by one window of Sciurus carolinensis chromosome 12, mSciCar1.2, whole genome shotgun sequence:
- the LOC124961458 gene encoding basic proline-rich protein-like codes for MPAGKSGQADRRSVAETPPGGRPVRPVKAAVCLQQRHAQAGPLPWHEFFGGLDSIFPSSIILPEPWAQFWKRRWADPRFPAPPSSPKPGFPAPPSSPEHSFPAPPSSPEHSFPAPTSSPEHSFPAPPSSPEHSFPAPPSSPKPGFPAPPSSPEHSFPAPPSSPEHSFPAPPSSPKPGFPAPPSSPEHGFPAPPSSPEHGFPAPPSSPKPGFPAPPSSPEHGFPAPPSSPKPGFPAPPSSPEHSFPAPPSSPEHGFPAPPSSPEHSFPAPPSSPEHGFPAPPSSPEHSFPAPPSSPEHGFPAPPSSPEHGFPAPPSSPKPGFPAPPSSPEHSFPAPPSSPEHGFPAPPSSPEHSFPAPPSSPEHSFPAPPSSPEHSFPAPPSSPEHSFPAPPSSPEHSFPAPPSSPKHSFPAPPSSPEHSFPAPPSSPEHSFPSPPSSPKHSFPAPPSSPEHSFPAPPSSPEHSFPAPPSSPEHSFPAPPSSPEHSFPAPPSSPEHSFPAPPSSPKHSFPAPPSSPEHSFPAPPSSPKHSFPAPPSSPEHGFPAPPSSPEHSFPAPPSSPEHSFPAPPSSPEHGFPAPPSSPEHSFPAPPSSPEHSFPAPPSSPEHSFPAPPSSPKHSFPAPPSSPKHSFPAPPSSPEHSFPAPPSSPEHSFPAPPSSPEHSFPAPPSSPEHSFPAPPSSPEHSFPAPPSSPEHSFPAPPSSPEHSFPAPPSSPKHSFPAPPSSPEHSFPAPPSSPEHGFPAPPSSPEHSFPAPPSSPEHSFPAPPSSPEHSFPTPPSSPEHSFPSPPSSPEHGFPAPPSSPNPSSYTPNREYTGGDPG; via the exons ATGCCTGCAGGGAAGAGTGGACAGGCCGACAGGAGGTCAGTCGCAGAGACCCCGCCGGGTGGCAGGCCGGTGCGTCCCGTCAAGGCGGCCGTGTGCTTGCAGCAGCGGCACGCGCAGGCTGGTCCTCTCCCCTG GCATGAATTCTTTGGGGGCCTGGATTCCATTTTCCCTTCCTCTATTATCCTGCCAGAGCCCTGGGCGCAGTTCTGGAAGCGGCGCTGGGCGGATCCTCG CTTCCCCGCCCCTCCATCATCCCCCAAGCCTGGCTTCCCCGCCCCTCCATCATCCCCTGAACACAGCTTCCCCGCCCCTCCATCATCTCCTGAACACAGCTTCCCCGCCCCTACATCATCCCCTGAACACAGCTTCCCCGCCCCTCCATCATCTCCTGAACACAGCTTCCCCGCCCCTCCATCATCCCCCAAACCCGGCTTCCCCGCCCCTCCATCATCTCCTGAACACAGCTTCCCCGCCCCTCCATCATCCCCTGAACACAGCTTCCCCGCCCCTCCATCATCCCCCAAACCCGGCTTCCCCGCCCCTCCATCATCCCCCGAACACGGCTTCCCCGCCCCTCCATCATCCCCCGAACACGGCTTCCCCGCCCCTCCATCATCCCCCAAACCCGGATTCCCCGCCCCTCCATCATCCCCCGAACACGGCTTCCCCGCCCCTCCATCATCCCCCAAACCCGGCTTCCCCGCCCCTCCATCATCTCCTGAACACAGCTTCCCCGCCCCTCCATCATCCCCCGAACACGGCTTCCCCGCCCCTCCATCATCTCCTGAACACAGCTTCCCCGCCCCTCCATCATCCCCCGAACACGGCTTCCCCGCCCCTCCATCATCTCCTGAACACAGCTTCCCCGCCCCTCCATCATCCCCCGAACACGGCTTCCCCGCCCCTCCATCATCCCCCGAACACGGCTTCCCCGCCCCTCCATCATCCCCCAAACCCGGCTTCCCCGCCCCTCCATCATCTCCTGAACACAGCTTCCCCGCCCCTCCATCATCCCCCGAACACGGCTTCCCCGCCCCTCCATCATCTCCTGAACACAGCTTCCCCGCCCCTCCATCATCCCCCGAACACAGCTTCCCCGCCCCTCCATCATCCCCCGAACACAGCTTCCCCGCCCCTCCATCATCCCCCGAACACAGCTTCCCCGCCCCTCCATCATCCCCCGAACACAGCTTCCCTGCCCCTCCATCATCCCCCAAACACAGCTTCCCTGCCCCTCCATCATCCCCCGAACACAGCTTCCCTGCCCCTCCATCATCTCCTGAACACAgcttcccctcccctccatcaTCCCCCAAACACAGCTTCCCTGCCCCTCCATCATCCCCCGAACACAGCTTCCCCGCCCCTCCATCATCCCCCGAACACAGCTTCCCCGCCCCTCCATCATCCCCCGAACACAGCTTCCCCGCCCCTCCATCATCCCCCGAACACAGCTTCCCCGCCCCTCCATCATCCCCCGAACACAGCTTCCCTGCCCCTCCATCATCCCCCAAACACAGCTTCCCTGCCCCTCCATCATCCCCCGAACACAGCTTCCCTGCCCCTCCATCATCCCCCAAACACAGCTTCCCTGCCCCTCCATCATCCCCCGAACACGGCTTCCCCGCCCCTCCATCATCTCCTGAACACAGCTTCCCCGCCCCTCCATCATCCCCTGAACACAGCTTCCCCGCCCCTCCATCATCCCCCGAACACGGCTTCCCCGCCCCTCCATCATCTCCTGAACACAGCTTCCCCGCCCCTCCATCATCCCCCGAACACAGCTTCCCCGCCCCTCCATCATCCCCTGAACACAGCTTCCCCGCCCCTCCATCATCCCCCAAACACAGCTTCCCCGCCCCTCCATCATCCCCCAAACACAGCTTCCCCGCCCCTCCATCATCCCCTGAACACAGCTTCCCCGCCCCTCCATCATCTCCCGAACACAGCTTCCCCGCCCCTCCATCATCCCCCGAACACAGCTTCCCCGCCCCTCCATCATCCCCCGAACACAGCTTCCCCGCCCCTCCATCATCCCCCGAACACAGCTTCCCCGCCCCTCCATCATCCCCCGAACACAGCTTCCCCGCCCCTCCATCATCTCCTGAACACAGCTTCCCCGCCCCTCCATCATCCCCCAAACACAGCTTCCCCGCCCCTCCATCATCCCCCGAACACAGCTTCCCCGCCCCTCCATCATCTCCTGAACACGGCTTCCCCGCCCCTCCATCATCCCCTGAACACAGCTTCCCCGCCCCTCCATCATCCCCCGAACACAGCTTCCCCGCCCCTCCATCATCCCCCGAACACAGCTTCCCCACCCCTCCATCATCTCCTGAACACAgcttcccctcccctccatcaTCCCCCGAACACGGCTTCCCTGCCCCTCCATCATCCCCCAATCCCAGCTCCTATACCCCAAACAGAG AGTACACTGGAGGGGACCCTGGGTGA